In Arcobacter sp. F2176, a single genomic region encodes these proteins:
- a CDS encoding manganese-dependent inorganic pyrophosphatase: MAIYTCGHTTPDSDSICSALSLGYLLNKIGREAIPARQGPVSPETQFILDRFGFEAPELKTEFAGCELFITDYSDRGQAPADLDKATVVGIVDHHKLGDITTSTPLECWIRPVGCTNTIVKEMYDFHKVEIPANIAGIMMCAILSDTVIFKSPTCTETDIKAVRELAEICGVEDFGALGMEMFKVKSAVEGVPVRDLILRDYKPFDMHGTKVGIGQLEVIDLAIFDSVKDELESDLEKLRVENNLHTACLILTDIMKEGSEVLVASENPSIFEKAFDVKLENGKVWLDGCLSRKKQIIPFLEPAFA, from the coding sequence ATGGCAATTTATACATGTGGACACACAACTCCTGACTCAGATTCAATTTGTTCAGCACTTTCTTTAGGATATTTATTAAACAAAATAGGAAGAGAAGCGATTCCAGCACGACAAGGACCAGTTTCTCCTGAAACTCAATTTATCTTAGACAGATTTGGATTTGAAGCACCTGAGCTTAAAACTGAGTTTGCAGGTTGTGAACTTTTTATTACTGATTATTCAGATAGAGGACAAGCTCCAGCTGACTTGGATAAAGCAACAGTTGTCGGTATAGTTGATCATCACAAACTAGGTGATATTACTACTTCAACTCCTTTAGAGTGTTGGATTAGACCTGTTGGATGTACAAATACAATCGTAAAAGAGATGTATGACTTTCATAAAGTTGAGATTCCAGCAAATATTGCAGGAATCATGATGTGTGCAATTTTATCTGATACTGTTATTTTCAAATCGCCTACTTGTACAGAAACAGATATTAAAGCAGTTAGAGAATTAGCTGAGATTTGTGGAGTAGAAGATTTTGGAGCTTTAGGTATGGAGATGTTTAAAGTTAAATCAGCAGTTGAGGGTGTACCTGTACGAGATTTGATTTTAAGAGATTATAAACCTTTTGATATGCATGGAACAAAAGTTGGTATAGGACAGTTAGAAGTTATTGATTTAGCTATTTTTGATAGTGTAAAAGATGAACTAGAATCAGACTTAGAAAAATTAAGAGTTGAAAATAACTTACATACTGCATGTCTAATTTTGACAGATATTATGAAAGAAGGAAGTGAAGTATTAGTAGCTTCAGAAAACCCTTCTATTTTTGAAAAAGCATTTGATGTAAAACTTGAAAATGGAAAAGTATGGCTTGATGGTTGTTTATCAAGAAAAAAACAAATTATTCCTTTCTTAGAACCTGCATTCGCTTAA
- a CDS encoding efflux RND transporter periplasmic adaptor subunit, translating to MTKITTYLLTLFLALFFTSCFNEKDNNTRFYGNVDLRTVSLGLRVSGKISNLYFDEGKKVKKGELLASLDKDLYQESLNEIQAQINMQEIQLKKLENGYREEEILKAKALLSKSSAALNKAQIDLKRYNKLLKTNSIPIEKHDEILLSYNSAKAQYDYDKKNYEQLQNGYQKEDIQSARAKLQYLKVQEKQAQIHLNDTQLFAPNDGTILTRAYEVGAIVPQGASIMEMALQNQYWIRSYIDEKYLGVIKPNMKAKVYTDSRPNKPYKAIVSFISPQAEFTPKSVQTQELRTQLVYRVRFVLQEHDDLIQQGMPVTIEFDNLSKDK from the coding sequence ATGACAAAAATTACCACTTATTTACTTACACTATTTTTAGCACTATTTTTCACATCTTGTTTCAATGAAAAAGACAATAATACTAGGTTTTATGGGAATGTTGATTTAAGAACGGTTTCATTAGGATTGAGGGTTTCAGGGAAAATATCAAATCTATATTTTGATGAGGGAAAAAAAGTCAAAAAAGGAGAGTTATTAGCTTCTCTTGATAAAGATTTATACCAAGAAAGTCTCAATGAAATTCAAGCCCAAATTAATATGCAAGAAATCCAATTAAAAAAGTTAGAAAATGGATATAGAGAAGAAGAAATATTAAAAGCTAAAGCATTATTATCTAAAAGTTCTGCTGCTTTAAATAAAGCTCAAATAGATTTAAAAAGATATAACAAACTTCTCAAAACAAATTCAATCCCTATAGAAAAGCATGATGAAATTTTACTTTCATACAATAGTGCAAAAGCACAATATGATTATGATAAAAAAAACTATGAACAACTACAAAATGGTTATCAAAAAGAAGATATACAATCAGCTCGTGCAAAATTACAATATTTAAAAGTACAAGAAAAACAAGCCCAAATCCATCTAAATGATACACAATTATTTGCTCCAAATGATGGCACAATATTAACAAGAGCATACGAAGTAGGAGCTATAGTACCACAAGGGGCTTCGATTATGGAAATGGCTTTACAAAATCAATATTGGATAAGAAGTTATATAGATGAAAAATATTTAGGAGTAATTAAACCTAATATGAAAGCAAAAGTTTATACAGATTCAAGACCAAACAAACCATACAAAGCAATTGTAAGTTTTATTTCTCCTCAAGCAGAATTTACACCTAAAAGTGTACAAACCCAAGAATTAAGAACACAACTTGTATATCGTGTTCGATTTGTACTACAAGAGCATGATGACTTAATTCAACAAGGAATGCCAGTAACCATAGAGTTTGACAATTTAAGTAAAGACAAATAA
- a CDS encoding MFS transporter — translation MIKNLFKSRVALLYILSISMVFAFSAWMSLLNNYVIEVASFDGSQIGILQSLREIPGFLAFTVILVIIFVAQQRLAYIAMIALGLGVFLTGLYPSALGLYLTTILMSVGFHYLETLNQSLSLQWLDKAKAPIVLGKITAARSFTSLIVFVLIYIMMKFYSVEYKYVYAFFGLITSFVAIIAWVGFDHFKDDVVQEKKLVIKKEYWLFYILTFFAGARRQIFVVFAGFLLVEKFGLNIENMVTLLFINAILNIYLAPKIGKFIVKVGESTTLKIEYIGLVIVFTSYAFVENIYFAFFLYIIDHLLFSMAIALKTYFQKIADPKDIASASAVSFTINHIAAVFLPFFLGLIWLYSHSLVFIIGAIIGLASFILSFLVPLHPSQGFETTLIKKESIS, via the coding sequence ATGATAAAAAATCTTTTTAAATCAAGAGTAGCTTTACTTTATATATTATCGATATCTATGGTTTTTGCTTTTTCAGCTTGGATGAGTTTACTTAATAATTATGTAATAGAAGTAGCCTCTTTTGATGGTAGTCAAATAGGTATCTTACAAAGTTTAAGGGAAATTCCTGGCTTTTTAGCCTTTACAGTTATTTTAGTAATTATCTTTGTTGCTCAACAAAGATTAGCTTATATTGCAATGATAGCTTTAGGTTTAGGAGTGTTTTTAACTGGACTTTATCCTAGTGCTTTGGGTTTATACTTAACTACAATTTTGATGTCTGTAGGTTTTCATTATCTAGAAACTTTAAATCAATCATTATCTTTACAATGGTTAGATAAGGCAAAAGCTCCAATTGTTTTAGGAAAAATCACAGCAGCTAGATCTTTTACTTCGTTGATAGTATTTGTTTTGATATATATTATGATGAAGTTTTATAGTGTAGAGTACAAGTATGTTTATGCATTTTTTGGTTTGATTACTTCGTTTGTTGCGATTATTGCTTGGGTAGGATTTGATCATTTTAAAGATGATGTGGTACAAGAGAAAAAACTAGTTATAAAAAAAGAGTATTGGCTTTTTTATATTTTGACATTTTTTGCAGGTGCTAGAAGACAGATATTTGTTGTATTTGCAGGATTTTTGCTTGTAGAAAAGTTTGGTTTAAATATTGAAAATATGGTAACTTTACTTTTTATTAATGCTATTTTAAATATATATCTTGCACCAAAAATCGGTAAGTTTATTGTAAAAGTAGGGGAATCAACTACTTTAAAAATAGAATATATTGGATTAGTGATAGTTTTTACTTCTTATGCTTTTGTTGAAAATATTTATTTTGCTTTTTTCTTATATATTATTGATCATTTACTGTTTTCAATGGCAATTGCTCTAAAAACATATTTCCAAAAAATCGCAGATCCTAAAGATATAGCAAGTGCAAGTGCTGTTAGTTTTACTATAAATCATATCGCAGCTGTATTTTTGCCATTTTTCTTAGGTTTGATTTGGTTATATTCTCATTCACTTGTATTTATTATTGGTGCAATTATTGGATTGGCATCTTTTATTTTATCTTTTTTAGTTCCTCTTCATCCAAGTCAAGGTTTTGAAACAACTTTAATAAAAAAAGAGAGTATCTCTTAA
- a CDS encoding ABC transporter permease codes for MIYQLISLIRKEFLAIWSDKRSRIVIIVPPIIMLVLFSFAITMEVKNISIGILDRNNSSQSQELIRTLKYSDRFTQVLYLKSYDDLKEKIDSQEILAGIEIPQDFAKNMQKGKTANIGIIADGRKSTSAQIAVGYVQLSINNFFSKNKDTLVVRNWYNPNLENFWWILPNLVGSLTILIALILTSLSVARERELGTFEQISVAPLSPTILIIGKTIPPMIISILEASIIFISAITFFGVPFIGSLSILIVSIFAFVFSVVGFGLFISSISSTQQQGILGAFILLVPSILMSGFATPIENMPQWLIPFTNLIALKYFLILLKGLFLKDISWEIAIWEILPMIALGVVTLIIATWFFKKKVT; via the coding sequence ATGATTTATCAATTAATATCTCTTATTAGAAAAGAATTTTTAGCCATTTGGAGTGATAAGCGTTCTCGTATTGTAATTATTGTACCACCTATTATTATGCTTGTATTGTTCTCATTTGCAATAACTATGGAAGTTAAAAATATCAGTATTGGTATTTTAGATAGAAATAATTCAAGCCAAAGTCAAGAATTAATTCGTACTTTAAAATATAGTGATCGTTTTACTCAAGTACTTTATTTAAAAAGCTATGATGATTTGAAAGAGAAGATAGATTCTCAAGAAATTCTAGCTGGAATTGAGATACCTCAAGATTTTGCAAAGAATATGCAAAAAGGCAAAACTGCAAACATAGGAATTATTGCAGATGGAAGGAAATCAACAAGTGCTCAAATTGCAGTTGGATATGTTCAACTTAGCATTAATAATTTCTTTTCAAAAAATAAAGATACCTTAGTAGTTCGAAATTGGTACAATCCAAATTTAGAGAATTTTTGGTGGATACTTCCAAATTTAGTTGGAAGTTTAACTATACTTATTGCTTTGATTTTAACTTCATTATCAGTTGCTAGAGAGAGGGAACTTGGAACTTTTGAACAAATATCAGTTGCGCCACTTAGTCCTACTATTTTAATCATTGGAAAGACTATTCCACCTATGATTATTAGTATCTTAGAAGCTAGCATTATTTTTATAAGTGCTATTACATTTTTTGGTGTTCCTTTTATTGGTTCACTTAGTATTTTAATAGTTTCAATTTTTGCTTTTGTATTTTCGGTTGTTGGCTTTGGATTATTTATTTCTTCTATTTCTTCAACTCAACAACAAGGGATTTTAGGTGCTTTTATACTTTTAGTACCTTCAATTTTAATGTCTGGATTTGCAACACCTATTGAAAATATGCCCCAATGGCTTATCCCTTTTACAAATCTTATTGCATTAAAATATTTTTTAATACTTCTCAAAGGTTTATTTTTAAAAGATATATCTTGGGAAATTGCAATCTGGGAGATTTTACCCATGATTGCATTAGGAGTTGTTACTCTTATTATCGCAACTTGGTTTTTCAAAAAGAAAGTAACTTAA
- a CDS encoding ABC transporter permease codes for MNKQRLLALFIKESLQIIRDPSALIIAFILPLMLLFLMGYAISLDSKHIPVGIVIEKNSAHTSSLIKAFQTSESFDVQIANDRRTFVKQLQEGKLRAMIVVPATFDKDILKAEPKIQIITDGSEPSIANFVIKYSFALWQNWLEFEKLSTKLNIDIQTRYWFNAPLLSSYFLLPGSIAITLTLIGTLLTALVVAREWERGTMEAIMSTPITILELLLGKLLPYFVLGLFSLLICVLITLFWFEIPFRGSYILLVLTSSVYLFAALSIGLLISTLAKNQFVAAQMALIIGFLPAMILSGFIFQISSMPSWLQFLTHIIPARYFINILQTLFLAGNIYEIIIPNTLWMLGIGLFLFGIIFIITKKKLSS; via the coding sequence ATGAATAAACAACGATTATTGGCACTTTTTATAAAAGAGAGTTTACAAATAATTCGAGACCCAAGTGCATTAATAATTGCTTTTATTTTACCACTTATGCTCCTTTTTTTAATGGGTTACGCTATTTCATTAGACTCAAAACATATTCCAGTGGGAATTGTAATTGAAAAAAACTCTGCCCACACTTCTAGTTTGATAAAAGCATTTCAAACTAGTGAAAGTTTTGATGTTCAAATAGCAAATGATAGAAGAACTTTTGTAAAACAACTACAAGAAGGAAAATTAAGAGCCATGATTGTGGTTCCTGCAACTTTTGATAAAGATATTTTAAAAGCTGAACCCAAAATACAAATTATCACAGATGGAAGCGAACCTAGTATTGCAAATTTTGTTATAAAATATAGTTTTGCTTTGTGGCAAAATTGGCTTGAGTTTGAAAAACTATCAACAAAATTAAACATTGATATTCAAACAAGATATTGGTTTAATGCACCATTATTGAGTAGTTACTTTTTACTTCCAGGTTCCATTGCTATAACTTTGACACTTATTGGTACTCTTTTAACTGCATTAGTAGTAGCAAGAGAGTGGGAAAGAGGTACAATGGAAGCTATTATGTCAACTCCAATTACAATATTAGAATTACTTTTAGGTAAACTTTTACCTTACTTTGTTTTAGGACTTTTTTCACTACTTATTTGTGTACTTATTACCTTATTTTGGTTTGAGATTCCATTTAGAGGTTCGTATATACTTTTAGTTTTAACTTCTAGTGTCTATTTATTTGCAGCACTTAGTATTGGTTTGCTTATTTCTACTTTAGCAAAGAATCAGTTTGTGGCAGCTCAAATGGCTTTAATCATAGGCTTTTTACCTGCGATGATTTTATCAGGATTTATTTTTCAAATAAGTAGTATGCCATCTTGGTTACAGTTTTTAACCCACATCATACCAGCAAGATATTTTATAAATATTTTACAAACACTCTTTTTAGCAGGAAATATTTATGAAATAATTATTCCAAATACCCTTTGGATGTTGGGTATTGGTCTATTTTTATTTGGAATTATTTTTATTATTACTAAAAAGAAGTTAAGCTCATGA
- a CDS encoding ATP-binding cassette domain-containing protein: protein MSLVVAKQITKTFNKIPAISKLDINIKKGKITGLVGPDGAGKTTLIRLMTGLLDVDSGELEVLDYSLPKDADKIQSKIGYMPQKFGLYEDLSVLENLTLYANLQSIPKDEQKKRINELLEFINLKKFESFLAKNLSGGMKQKLGLACALIKKPELLLLDEPGVGVDPISRKELWAIVNKLVEDDVGVVWSTAYLDEAELCDEVILLNEGSILFEGIPKELSKTMEGKVFKIVGDIKDKRQTLRLALKHEQIKDGVILGNSIKLICESKDDLPPLEKIEAQNCTYEDMQPNFEDGFINILKGNFDGESLLAKQMGEFEENEGTLIEASHLTKAFGSFKATDDVSFKIKRGEIFGFLGPNGAGKSTTFKMLCGLVKPTSGQAHVLGISLETSSHKARSKIGYMSQKFSLYGDISVFENLKFFAGVYGLRGKEKKEKINSMIEIFELEKYKKTASKTLPLGYKQRLSLACAVMHDPVVLFLDEPTSGIDPLTRREFWNHIYAMVQKGMTIMVTTHFMDEAEYCDRIALIYKGKAIALDTPYNLINQVGSNATMEDTFIELIKREDDE from the coding sequence ATGTCATTAGTTGTTGCGAAACAAATTACAAAAACATTTAACAAAATCCCTGCTATTTCAAAACTAGATATAAACATAAAAAAAGGAAAAATTACAGGACTAGTAGGTCCTGATGGAGCAGGAAAAACTACTCTTATTAGACTTATGACTGGACTACTTGATGTAGACAGTGGCGAATTAGAAGTTTTAGATTATTCCTTACCTAAAGATGCAGACAAAATACAAAGCAAAATCGGATATATGCCTCAAAAATTTGGCTTGTATGAAGATTTAAGTGTTTTGGAAAATCTTACTTTATATGCAAACTTACAGTCTATTCCAAAAGATGAACAAAAAAAAAGAATCAATGAATTATTGGAGTTTATCAATTTAAAAAAGTTTGAATCATTTCTTGCCAAAAATTTATCTGGAGGGATGAAACAAAAACTAGGTCTGGCTTGTGCTTTGATAAAAAAGCCAGAGCTTTTGCTTTTAGATGAGCCAGGTGTTGGAGTTGACCCAATTTCTAGAAAAGAGTTATGGGCGATTGTTAATAAATTGGTTGAAGATGATGTGGGAGTTGTTTGGAGTACAGCTTATCTAGATGAAGCAGAACTTTGTGATGAAGTAATACTTTTAAATGAAGGTTCTATTTTATTTGAAGGAATTCCAAAAGAGTTAAGTAAAACTATGGAAGGCAAAGTTTTTAAAATAGTAGGAGATATAAAAGATAAAAGACAAACACTAAGATTGGCATTAAAACATGAGCAAATAAAAGATGGTGTAATCTTAGGAAATAGTATTAAACTGATTTGTGAAAGCAAAGATGATTTACCACCCCTTGAAAAAATAGAAGCCCAAAATTGTACTTATGAAGATATGCAGCCAAATTTTGAAGATGGTTTTATAAATATTTTAAAAGGTAACTTTGATGGGGAATCATTATTAGCAAAACAAATGGGTGAATTTGAAGAAAATGAGGGTACTTTAATTGAAGCTTCCCATTTAACTAAAGCTTTTGGAAGTTTTAAAGCTACAGATGATGTAAGCTTTAAGATAAAAAGAGGTGAAATATTTGGCTTTTTAGGACCTAATGGAGCAGGAAAATCAACTACATTTAAAATGTTATGTGGCTTAGTAAAACCCACAAGTGGACAGGCACATGTTTTAGGAATAAGCTTAGAAACCTCTTCACATAAAGCCCGTAGCAAAATTGGATATATGTCTCAAAAGTTTTCACTTTATGGAGATATTTCTGTTTTTGAAAATCTCAAATTTTTTGCTGGAGTTTATGGATTAAGAGGAAAAGAAAAAAAAGAAAAAATAAATAGTATGATTGAAATTTTTGAGTTGGAAAAATATAAAAAAACAGCTTCAAAAACTTTACCCTTAGGATATAAACAAAGACTTTCACTTGCTTGTGCTGTTATGCATGACCCTGTAGTGCTTTTTTTAGATGAGCCAACTTCTGGAATTGACCCACTTACAAGACGAGAATTTTGGAATCATATCTATGCAATGGTACAAAAGGGAATGACGATCATGGTTACAACCCATTTTATGGATGAAGCAGAATATTGCGACAGAATAGCTTTGATTTATAAAGGTAAAGCAATAGCTTTGGATACTCCATATAATCTTATTAACCAAGTTGGTTCTAATGCTACTATGGAAGATACTTTTATAGAACTAATTAAAAGAGAAGATGATGAATAA
- a CDS encoding aspartate aminotransferase family protein, which translates to MTNEMNTFEKHESEIRAYCRAVPTVFKSSSNAVMIDENNKEFIDFFAGAGVLNFGHNNPKMKEAVVDFIQRDGVVHSLDMFTDVKRDFINTFVKTVLEPRGWADRKVQFTGPTGTNAVEAALKLARKVTGRTEIVAFNRGFHGMTLGALACTANNAFRSSSGVPLNNVIRDTFNDMEALENLRQKMFDLGSGMLPPAGFIVEPVQAEGGVRVATKEWLQGVQKLAKDTGALFILDSIQCGVGRCGSYFSFDDLDVDPDIIILAKGLGGFGTPIGMLVNKPEIDKAWNPGQHTGTFRGQGISFVAGKVGLDYFKDETFNNETKRKGNIIRETIDALNSKYDAVKGVRQKGMMLAIDFESAAMTKEITTKCFENGLIIGACSTGEIIKFIPPLTIEEDTLKEGLNRFVKSVEAILG; encoded by the coding sequence ATGACAAATGAAATGAATACATTTGAAAAACACGAATCAGAAATTAGAGCTTATTGTAGAGCAGTACCAACTGTTTTTAAATCGTCATCAAACGCAGTAATGATAGATGAAAATAATAAAGAATTTATAGACTTTTTTGCAGGTGCAGGTGTTTTAAATTTTGGACATAATAATCCAAAAATGAAAGAAGCAGTAGTTGACTTCATCCAAAGAGATGGAGTTGTTCACTCACTAGATATGTTTACAGATGTAAAAAGAGACTTTATAAATACATTTGTAAAAACTGTATTAGAACCACGAGGTTGGGCGGATAGAAAAGTTCAATTTACAGGACCAACTGGAACAAATGCAGTTGAAGCAGCACTTAAATTAGCTAGAAAAGTTACTGGAAGAACAGAAATTGTTGCTTTTAATAGAGGTTTCCATGGTATGACTTTAGGTGCTTTAGCTTGTACAGCAAATAATGCCTTTAGAAGTAGTTCAGGAGTACCTTTAAATAATGTTATTAGAGATACTTTTAATGATATGGAAGCTTTAGAAAACTTAAGACAAAAAATGTTTGATTTAGGTTCGGGGATGTTACCTCCTGCTGGTTTTATTGTTGAGCCAGTTCAAGCAGAAGGTGGAGTAAGAGTGGCTACAAAAGAGTGGTTACAAGGTGTACAAAAACTAGCAAAAGATACTGGAGCATTATTTATACTTGATAGTATTCAATGTGGTGTAGGAAGATGTGGAAGCTACTTTAGTTTTGATGATTTAGATGTTGATCCAGATATTATTATCTTAGCAAAAGGTTTAGGTGGTTTTGGAACTCCTATTGGAATGCTAGTTAATAAACCAGAGATTGATAAAGCTTGGAACCCGGGACAACATACAGGAACATTTAGAGGACAAGGTATCTCTTTTGTAGCAGGTAAAGTTGGTTTAGATTATTTCAAAGATGAAACTTTTAATAATGAAACAAAAAGAAAAGGTAACATCATAAGAGAGACTATAGATGCCTTAAACTCTAAATATGATGCTGTAAAAGGTGTAAGACAAAAAGGAATGATGCTAGCAATTGATTTCGAAAGTGCAGCAATGACAAAAGAAATCACTACAAAATGTTTTGAAAATGGTTTGATTATTGGTGCTTGTAGTACAGGTGAAATTATCAAATTTATTCCTCCATTAACAATTGAAGAAGATACTTTAAAAGAAGGTCTAAACAGATTTGTAAAATCTGTTGAAGCAATCTTAGGCTAA
- a CDS encoding ferritin has protein sequence MLKKEISDALVLQLNKEFQSSYIYLGMSAYASKIGLNGSSSWFLVQYQEEVAHAMKLFKYLENQEVHVTLPKIEEANVDFKSILDTFKKALAHESKMSANLNELSDLTMKNKDHATYNMLQWYVTEQVEEEATLNTIIDKIKLVGDNGYGLYAIDQELGARTFTDPTITV, from the coding sequence ATGTTAAAAAAAGAAATCTCAGATGCCTTAGTGTTACAATTAAACAAAGAATTCCAATCGTCTTATATTTATTTGGGTATGTCAGCGTATGCTTCAAAGATTGGATTAAATGGTTCATCAAGTTGGTTTTTAGTGCAATATCAAGAAGAAGTTGCACATGCAATGAAACTATTTAAATATCTTGAAAATCAAGAAGTACATGTTACTTTACCTAAGATAGAAGAAGCAAATGTAGATTTTAAATCAATATTAGATACATTTAAAAAAGCTTTAGCACACGAAAGTAAAATGAGTGCAAACTTAAATGAATTAAGTGATTTAACTATGAAAAACAAAGATCATGCTACATACAATATGCTTCAATGGTATGTAACAGAACAAGTTGAAGAAGAAGCTACATTAAACACAATCATTGACAAAATTAAACTTGTTGGAGATAATGGTTATGGTCTTTATGCAATTGATCAAGAATTGGGTGCGAGAACTTTTACCGACCCAACAATAACTGTTTAA
- a CDS encoding NAD-dependent succinate-semialdehyde dehydrogenase, with the protein MGYSSTHFKSINPYTEETVYEIPMNTAEEVREIIEKSQETYLNSWRDTSFEQRAELLRAVAKEMKDNLDEYALPMTEEMGKPINEARGEVTKAAWAAEHYAQNAGEYLKTEYIDSDATESFVQYLPLGVTLGLLPWNAPFWLAFRYLAPALMSGNTCIMKHDSHTPLCAVKIVQAFEKAGMPKNLVQNVVINHSQIESIIRHPLVTGVSLTGSSKAGSAVGAIAGSEIKPVVLELGGSDAAIVLADTKDLEHAADVIVLSRYINAGQSCIAAKRIIVEEPIYDKFISLLKERFEKLTLGDPKDESTKIGPIARRELVEEMHQQVDRSVSAGARLVLGGNRMEGKGFFFPVTLLADVEPGMVVSCQETFGPIAAVIKAKDANHALEIANDTEYGLGGSVWTGDIEKGKLIASKIVTGQVSINGIVKSDPRLPSGGVKKSGLGRELGPHGIKMFVNTQQVWVGPVK; encoded by the coding sequence ATGGGATATAGTTCAACACATTTTAAATCAATAAATCCATACACTGAAGAAACAGTGTATGAGATTCCTATGAATACAGCTGAAGAAGTAAGAGAAATAATTGAAAAGTCACAAGAGACATATTTAAACTCTTGGAGAGACACTTCTTTTGAACAAAGAGCTGAGCTTTTAAGAGCTGTTGCAAAAGAGATGAAAGATAATCTTGATGAATATGCTCTCCCTATGACTGAAGAGATGGGTAAACCTATCAATGAAGCAAGAGGTGAAGTAACAAAAGCAGCTTGGGCAGCAGAACACTACGCTCAAAATGCTGGAGAATATTTAAAAACAGAATATATTGATTCTGATGCAACAGAAAGCTTTGTGCAATATTTACCTTTAGGTGTAACTTTAGGATTACTTCCTTGGAATGCACCATTTTGGTTAGCTTTTAGATACTTAGCACCTGCACTTATGTCGGGAAACACTTGTATTATGAAACATGATTCTCATACTCCACTATGTGCAGTTAAAATTGTACAAGCTTTTGAAAAAGCAGGTATGCCTAAAAATCTAGTTCAAAATGTAGTTATTAACCACTCACAAATAGAATCAATCATTAGACATCCACTAGTTACTGGTGTATCACTTACAGGTTCATCAAAAGCTGGTTCAGCTGTTGGTGCAATCGCTGGAAGTGAAATCAAACCAGTAGTATTAGAACTTGGGGGAAGTGATGCAGCTATTGTATTAGCTGATACAAAAGATTTAGAACATGCAGCAGATGTAATTGTTCTTTCAAGATATATCAATGCTGGTCAATCTTGTATTGCTGCAAAAAGAATCATTGTAGAAGAACCTATTTATGATAAATTCATCTCTTTATTAAAAGAGAGATTTGAAAAATTAACTTTAGGTGACCCAAAAGATGAATCAACAAAAATTGGTCCAATAGCAAGACGTGAATTAGTTGAAGAAATGCACCAACAAGTTGATAGATCAGTAAGTGCAGGAGCAAGACTAGTTTTAGGTGGAAATAGAATGGAAGGAAAAGGATTCTTTTTTCCAGTAACCCTTTTAGCAGATGTAGAACCAGGAATGGTTGTATCTTGCCAAGAAACATTTGGTCCAATTGCAGCAGTAATCAAAGCAAAAGATGCAAACCATGCATTAGAAATTGCTAATGACACTGAATACGGATTAGGTGGTTCAGTTTGGACAGGAGATATAGAAAAAGGTAAACTAATAGCAAGTAAAATTGTTACTGGCCAAGTTTCAATTAATGGAATTGTAAAATCAGATCCTAGACTTCCAAGTGGTGGAGTTAAGAAATCAGGTTTAGGAAGAGAATTAGGTCCTCATGGTATTAAAATGTTTGTGAATACTCAACAAGTTTGGGTAGGTCCTGTTAAATAG